The Chloroflexi bacterium ADurb.Bin180 genomic sequence GACGAAACCCTGGCCGCCGGCATCGTAGAGCGCGTGGGCAGTGCCGGTTCCTCGTGCACTCACGAGCTGCCCGGGCGCGACAAGATGACAATTCCTCACGACTGCCCGAACTACAGCGTGGCGATCAAGCTGGTGATGGACACCCTGACCAGCAAGGAGCATGGGGCAATCAAGGACATGTCCCAGATTGCCGCGGTGGGCCACAGGGTTGTTCACGGCGGCGAAAAGTTCGCCCAGTCCGTGGTGATCACTCCCGCGGTGCTGGCCACTTTTCGCGAGCTGGCCGACCTCGCTCCGCTGCACAATCCGCCCAACATCGAGGGCATCGAGGCAGCGCAGGCGTTGCTGCCAAAGGCCACTCACGTGGCGATCATGGACACCGCCTGGCATCAGACCATGCCTCCTCACACCTACACCTATGCCCTGCCACACGAGTGGTATGACCAGTATTCGGTGCGCCGCTATGGCTTTCACGGTACGTCTCTGCTGTACTGCTCAAAGCGCGCGGCGGTGCTGCTGGGCAAGGACCCTCTCCAGTGCAACCTGATCGTCTGCCACATTGGCAACGGCGTCTCGTTGAATGCGGTCAAGGACGGCCTGTCCTACGACACCAGCATGGGCTTTACGCCGTTGGAAGGCCTGGTGATGGGAACCCGCGCCGGAGACCACGATCCGGCGATCCCTCTTCATGTTATGGGCAAACAGAATCTGACTCCCAAGGACATGAATGCGATTCTGAACAAAAAGTCCGGTCTGCTGGGCATTACCGGCCGTTTCAGTGACCGGCGCGACGTGGAAAAGGCAGCTAACGAGGGCGACAAGCTGTCGGCCCTGGCCATCGAGGTCGAATGCTACCGCATCAAAAAGTACATCGGAGCGTACGCGGCATCGCTCGGCCGGGTGGACGCCCTCGTCTTTACGGCGGGCGTCGGCGAGATGTCGGCTCTTATCCGCGGTAAGGCGATGGATGGCCTGGAGATCCTGGGTATCCGCTACGATCCGGCCAAGAATGTTCTGGCCAAGACGCGCAACGCCGAGTGCGATATCACTGGCAAAGGCTCGCGCACCAGGGTATTTGTGATCCCCACCGATGAAGAGCGGGTGATGGTGGAGGATACGGTAGCGCTGTTGGAAGGGCGTTATCACGTGCACACCGAGTTCGCCTATACCTTCCAGGGCAAGGACTATCGCAACGAGTTGCGCGATGCTGGCCTGGTCAAAGACAGCAAAAAGATACCGGGGCTGAAGCGAATCCTCGCCCGGCCCAAATAGCGCGTTGTTGATGCACTGAGGCACACCAGTGCCAGACCGGTCACGAGTTTATCACAGCGAGGCCATCGTGCTCCGCCACAGCGAGTTTGGCGAGGCCGACCGCTTGTTGACCGTGTACACGCCCGAGTTGGGCAAACTGCGCCTCCTGGCCAAGGGTGTTCGCAAACCACGCAGCCGCAAAGCGGGCCACCTGGAGCTATTCACCCGGACCGAGCTCCTGGTGGCCCGTGGCCGTAACCTGGACATCATCACTCAGGCTCAGGCCATTGAGCCCTATCGCGCGTTGCGCTGCGACCTGTGGCGCATGAGCAACGCCTGCTACGTGGTCGAGCTGGTGGACGCCTTTGGCGAAGAGCAGGCCGAAAACGCTCCGCTGTATCTGCTGCTGAGCAACGCGCTGGGATGGATCTGCACTGCCGATGACCTGCCACTGACGCTGCGGTTCTTCGAACTGTCGTTGCTCGCACTAGTCGGATACCGCCCCCAGCTCTATCAGTGCGTACATTGTGCTACCGCGCTGGAGCCAGAGGTCAACTACTTCTCGGCCGAAGACGGGGGTATGCTCTGCCCCAGATGCATTGAGCATCGTTCCGGGGTGAGGGTGCTCTCCCTGGGC encodes the following:
- the ackA gene encoding Acetate kinase, whose product is MERIILILNCGSSSVKYRLENWDRDETLAAGIVERVGSAGSSCTHELPGRDKMTIPHDCPNYSVAIKLVMDTLTSKEHGAIKDMSQIAAVGHRVVHGGEKFAQSVVITPAVLATFRELADLAPLHNPPNIEGIEAAQALLPKATHVAIMDTAWHQTMPPHTYTYALPHEWYDQYSVRRYGFHGTSLLYCSKRAAVLLGKDPLQCNLIVCHIGNGVSLNAVKDGLSYDTSMGFTPLEGLVMGTRAGDHDPAIPLHVMGKQNLTPKDMNAILNKKSGLLGITGRFSDRRDVEKAANEGDKLSALAIEVECYRIKKYIGAYAASLGRVDALVFTAGVGEMSALIRGKAMDGLEILGIRYDPAKNVLAKTRNAECDITGKGSRTRVFVIPTDEERVMVEDTVALLEGRYHVHTEFAYTFQGKDYRNELRDAGLVKDSKKIPGLKRILARPK
- the recO gene encoding DNA repair protein RecO, which produces MPDRSRVYHSEAIVLRHSEFGEADRLLTVYTPELGKLRLLAKGVRKPRSRKAGHLELFTRTELLVARGRNLDIITQAQAIEPYRALRCDLWRMSNACYVVELVDAFGEEQAENAPLYLLLSNALGWICTADDLPLTLRFFELSLLALVGYRPQLYQCVHCATALEPEVNYFSAEDGGMLCPRCIEHRSGVRVLSLGALKVLRYLQTRPYAECAALKLQAVTRSEVEQVLQSYLVYLLERKLKSVEFMSLVRNCRGPNGA